The Candidatus Caldatribacterium sp. nucleotide sequence GATGCAAATAAGCTCTTTGGGTACTCAGCGCAGCAGACCCTTGACATCGCCCAGCGCCTCTACGAGCACTACAAGCTCATTACTTACCCCCGTACCGATTCTCGTTACCTTTCGGAGGACCTCCTCGGGCAGGTGGAGAAGAGCATCGCCATGCTCTCTCGCTGTGGCTTTGGGGAATTTACGAAGGGCCTTTCTCCAAGGGAGGCACTGAAGGATAAACGGGTTTTTGACCGAAGTAAAGTTACTGACCACCACGCCATCATCCCCACGGGTGAAGAAATTCGCTGGGAAGCGCTGAGAGAGAGCGAGAGAAAGGTTATGGACCTCGTGGTACGTCGTTTCCTCGCTGTTTTCTACCCTCCAGCTTCCTGGATGCACCGGGCGATTACGACTGAGGTTTCGGGAGAAAAATTCGTGAGCAAGGCTAAGATTCTTGTTGAGGCGGGATGGCGGGTCCTCTATCCCCGAGAGGAAGAAGAGTTCCTTCCCGTTGTTCCTCGGGGAGAAATGGTGGATGTGGCGGAGGTTTGGAGCGAGGAGAAGGAGACGAAGGCTCCCCCAAGGTACACCGAGGCGACGCTCCTTGCGGCTATGGAGGGAGCGGGGCGCTTCGTAGAGGACGAGGAACTCCGGGAAGTTCTCAAGGAAAGCGGCATTGGAACACCGGCTACCCGAGCAGCCATTATTGAACGTCTCATTGAAGTTGGGTACGTGGAACGCGAAGGAAAGACCCTCATTCCCACCTCTAAGGGCATGGAACTCATCCGCCTTGTGGAGAGCATTCCCATACCGGAGCTTGCCTCCCCACAGCTCACCGGAGAGTGGGAGAAGAAACTCAACCTCATTGAGAGAGGACAGTTCACTCGAGAACTCTTCATGGAGGACATAAAAAAGCTCACGCGTGAAATAGTGGAGAAGGTAAAGGCCCAGGCCTCTGAGGATGTTCGAGGGGCCAAAAGCCGGATGATGGGTTTGGGAGAGCCTGTCGGAATGTGTCCCCTCTGTGGAGCTCCGGTGTACGAGAACAAGAAGGCTTTCAACTGTTCCCGCTGGAGAGAGGGATGTCCCTTTACGGTATGGAAGGTCATCTCGGGAAAGAAGATTTCCCGTCAGCAGGTGCAGAAACTTCTGGCAACCGGGAAGACAGGCAAAATTTCGGGTTTCCGTTCTCGGAAGGGGAAGAAGTTCTCCGCTACGCTTGTGCTCTCCGAAGAAGGAAAGGTGGAGTTCTCCTTTTCGGGTACTGTTTCGAAGGTCCGGGGGAGTAAAGGTGATAGCGAGGAGAACGGAGATTGAGTATAATTAGCGTGGTATGGAAGAGCTGAAAGACCAGGGCGAGGTAAAAGAATGCTTTCGAATTCTGGGAATGCGACCTCTTTCGGGAAGTGTCACCGTTGGAGGATCGAAAAACGCAGCTTTGCCCATTCTTGCCGCTGCGCTTTTGAGTGAGGAGCCCTCGGTTATCCACAATGCCCCGGATCTTCTGGATGTACAGACGATGGTCATGGTCCTTGAGAGCCTGGGGGCAAAAGTCGAGCGAGTTGGGCGACATTCGTACCGTATCTTCCCCGCAGCCCTTTCAGGATTCGAACCACCGTATGAGCTCATCAGGAAGATGAGGGCTTCCTTTCTCGTCACAGGGCCTCTCATTTCCCGCCTTGGAAGGGCTCAGGTTCCGCTCCCTGGAGGATGTGCCATTGGTTCTCGACCGATTGATCTCCACCTCAAGGGATTCGCCCACCTTGGGGTTCACGTTTCCATGCGTTCCGGGTACGTTGAGGCTTGGGCGGAAAAGCTCCACGGTGGCGAAGTGTACTTTGACTTTCCAAGCGTCGGTGCGACAGAAAACGTCATGATGCTTGCGGCAACCATTGAGGATGAGACCATTATTGCCAATGCTGCTCGGGAACCAGAGGTTGTGGATCTCGCACGCTTTCTCACCCTTATGGGGGCTTCCGTAGAGGGGGCAGGAACCGATACCATTGTTGTGCGGGGGCGGAGAGACCTTAAAGGATGCGAGCACACCATCATGAACGACCGTATAGAAGCAGGTACGTTCTGTGTGGCCGCCGCCATCACTCGGGGTGATGTGGTGGTGCAGGGGGTTGAGACGTCGCTCCTTCGGTCCGTGCTCACGAAGCTTGAGGAAATTGGTGCAGGGGTTGAGAAAGTGGCCGAGGATGCGGTTCGCGTGACCATGTCTGGTAGGCCAAAGCCGGCAAACATTAAGACTATGCCCTATCCCGGTTTTCCAACGGATATGCAGGCTCAGTTCATGTCTTTGCTCTGCCTTGCCGATGGAGTAAGCGTCATAACTGAGACTGTTTTTGAGAGTCGCTTTGCCCACGTGGGGGAGCTTGAGCGGATGGGGGCAAAGGTTCAGGTTGAAGGACGAAGTGCCGTAGTCGTGGGAGTGGAGAAGCTCACCGGAGCCCAGGTTACGGCCACAGACCTTCGGGCAGGTGCAGCCCTTGTCCTTGCGGGTCTTGCCGCAGAAGGTGCGACTGAGGTGTACAGTGTACACCACATCGACCGAGGGTATGAGGACCTTGAGGTGAAGCTTCGGTCTCTTGGGGCATCTATTGAGCGGGTACGCGGGTAGTGGGAGGAATTCACATGTGGAACAAACGATTGGGCATTGACCTTGGGACGGCGACAACCCTCATTTACCTCCACGGACGTGGAATTGTGCTCAACGAGCCTTCGGTGGTGGCAATCGCTAAGGACTCGAATCAGATTCTCGCCGTTGGAAAAGAAGCCTGGGAGATGATTGGAAAAACTCCTGAGCACATTGTAGCCCACCGTCCGCTGCGAGATGGCGTCATCAGCAACTACGAAATTACTCGAAAAATGCTCACCTATTTCATTCAGCGGGTGTGTGGGAGAAGCCTTTTCAAGCCCGATGTGGTTATTTGCGTGCCCTCTGGGGGAACAGAGGTCGAGAAACGGGCTGTTCTTGAAGCGGCGTACCATGCAGGGGCTCGAAGGGCCTATCTCATTGAAGAGCCAATGGCGGCTGCCCTGGGGGCTGGCCTTGATATTACCGAACCTTCAGGGAGTATGGTCATCGATATTGGTGGAGGCACAACAGACATTGCGGTACTCTCCCTTGGTGGCATTGTGGTGAGTCAATCTGTACGAGTAGCAGGGGACAAAATGGACGAAGCCATCATGCGTCACCTCCGCAAGAAGTTCAACCTCCTTGTCGGTGAGAAGACCGCAGAAGTAATCAAAATCGAAATTGGTTGGGCTGTTCCTCCTCCGGAGGATAAAGCGATTCGGGTCAAGGGGAGGGATCTCGTCTCGGGGCTTCCAAAGGAAATTCTCCTCACCGCTTCTGAGGTGTACAAGTGTCTCACCGAGCCCCTTGCGTCCATTGTGGAAGCAGCGCGAATGGTTCTTGAGCATACGCCCCCAGAACTTGCTGCCGATATCGGCGAGAAGGGAATTTGCCTGACGGGTGGAGGATCACTCCTGCGGGGCATCGATGAAATGCTCTCGAAAGCCCTGGGGACCCCGGTCTATGTTGCCGATGATCCCATATCCTGCGTAGCTCTTGGAGCGGGGAAGGTTCTTGACTATTTGAAGTTCCTCCGAAATGGTTTCCTCTACACTAAAGGGAGGAATGCGTAACTTTTGTGGTGGCGTAAGGCCGTCCTTCTTTTTGGGGTAGTGAGTCTTTTCCTTTTCCTCTCTCCCTGGGTCCTGGGTGGAGAAATCCCCTATTTCCCTTTTTCTGCGCTTCGCAAAGGCATGAAGGCGGTGGGAAAAACCGTCCTCTACGGAACTCAGGTGGAAGAGTTCTCCCTGGAAATCATCGACGTGGTTCGGGCAAAAGACATCACCGACAGCTACTTTGTGGTTCTTGTAACCGACGAAAAAATCCGAAGCCTCGGGGGCATTCTTGCGGGGATGAGCGGGAGTCCTGTTTACGTCCGGGGGCGAGTTGCGGGAGCTCTTTCCCACAGCTTCGAAACCCAGGACCACCTGGTGGGGGTGGTAACACCGATTGAGGCCATGCTCAAGATGTGGGAAGAGGAGGAAATCCTTGCTCCTCTTGAAGGGAAAGAGAAATCCGTGGTTTTTTGCTTTGGGTTTGGTCGGAGGGCGTGGGAGCGCCTGTGTCAAAAGTTTGGCAAAAAGTACGATCTCAGAAGGATTCTGTCCTTTCCTCAACTCTTCTCTGGTGAAGGAAAGGAAAAGGGCGTTTCTCTTGAGCCAGGGAGTGCAATTGGTGTGCAGCTTGTCACTGGCGATGCTGAGGTGGTGAGCATTGGCACTTTGACCCTTCGGGAAGGGGATCGTTTCCTCGCCTTAGGACATCCTTTCCTCCACCGGGGGAGAGCCCAGTACTTTCTTTCTTCCGTGTACGTGAACTTCAGCCTCAAGGGCAACGAGTTCCCCTTCAAGGTTGGCACGCCTCTTGAGATTGTGGGTACGGTGGAGGAGGATCGGGGCGTAGGCATAGCGGGGCGATTTGGTGTTTTTCCCGAAACCACGGAGGTCATGGTCCAGGTGAAAGAGGGGGTTACGAAGCGAGAGTTCCGCTTCTCGGTGGTGCGGGAAGAGGATATTCTTGTGGATTTCCTACCTGAGCTTGTGCTTGATGCCATTGACCGAACCATCGACCGTCAATCCCCAGGAAGTGTGGACGTGAAGTTCCGACTTGAAGGCGATGGAACGCTTGTGGAAGAGGAATTCTTCTGGGTGAGTGAACCGGATATTGCTACCTTTACCGCGGGTACCCTTCAGAAAATCTTTGAGTCGCTCCTTAAAAACCCGTACCGTCCCCTTGGGGTTCAGAGAGTAGAGATCGGCATTGAGGTGTTCCCTGAGATGCAACGGGGGTGGATTGTTTCCTGCGAGTTCCCAAGAATTGTAAGGCGAGGCGAAAGGGTCGAAGGGAAGGTCACCATTTTTCTGTACCGTCAGGGAATACGGGATGTCTCTTTGAGCTTTACCCTTCCACCTGATTTTGTCCCTGGTGAGGCAGAGGTTACGGTGCGAGGGAAGGGTGGTGGAGGGGAGGAAACAGAGGGGAGCTCTTTTGCTCCGAGTTTTGAGGAGTACGTTGAAGAGAAGCTCGATACCTTCCGCAGCGACGGCGTCAACCTTGAAGTCGGGGCTCGAAGCGATTTCTCCCAGAAGAATGCCTACCTCAAGACCCATGTGTTCCTTCCCTTTGTCCTTGAGGGAAGTGCCTCGACGAAAGTATGGGTGAATTGAGAAAGAGAAGAATTTTCTGGAGTCTTGGGATAGCTTTTGTACTCTTCCTCTCCCTTCTTTGGGGAGGAAGGTACTTCGTGCAAAAGGTTATGGAGGAATTGAAAACCCGTTACGGTCTTACCGTTGCCGCACGGAAGGTTACCCCACTTTTTCTGGGGTTTTCACTTGAAGGGGTTTCCATTCAAGGCAGGGGATTCTTGCTCCGGGCACCGTATCTTCTTGCCCGCCTGAGCTGGACAAAAGGGGTTTCTCTTACTGTTGTGGACGGAGAGTTTTCCTTCTCCGAGTTCCCCTCTTTTTTCTCCTTTGAGTCCCTCCCTCCCTTCTCCCTCAGGGTACAGAGGGGTCGTTTCGTGGGAATGCGTGACCTCGTGTGGGATGGATGGTTTGAAAAAAGCGGAGCACATTTCTCCTTCGGTGTAGCTTCCTCCTTTTTCTCTCTCCGGGGGAACATTCAGGGGGATACGGTCTCCTTTTCGGGAATGTACCGTGCCTCGCCTTTCCGGGGGATGTTCTCACTGCGGGACGGGAGTTTCTCCGGGGACTTTGGGGGAATGCACTGCAGTGGAGTCTTCTCCCGCACGGGAAAAGCCTTTCGAATTTCCCCGTTTCTCGTCGAGGGAAGAGGGGTGCGATTTTCCGGGGAGTGCGCTTTCGGTGAGGACGCGTTGCTTTCCCTTTCAGGAGTGGTCCATGCCCTTGGGATGGAATTTCCCCTTGCGCTTTCGGGACATCTTGCCCTTCCTACCTTTGAAGGGGATTTCCAAAGCGGGGAGCTTTCAGGACATCTCGTGGTGGACCTCAATGCCCTTTCCTTTCTCCTTGCTCTGCACCCTCGCTCGAGGTGGCAGGGAATCCACGTTTCTGGAAAGCTTGAGGGCTTCTTCCGGAACAACGTTACGGTGAAGTTCACCGATTTTTCGGTGGATGTACCCGAGCAGGACATTTCTTTTACTCTTGAGGGAGAACTCAAGGGAGCGGGGGAGACACTTCAGGGAGAGATGGAGCTCCGGAGGCTTCGGGGGAGAATCGGTGATTGGGAGTTCGAAGGGGAAGAGTTTCGGGCGCATCTTAACGGTAAGGGGGTTGCATTTTCCGGCGAAGGAGTGTTCCTCGGTGGACGGGTGACAGTATCCGGTGAGTACAAGGAGGGGAAGCTCCGTGTCTTTGGAAAAGTTTTCGATATCCCCCTTGAGGAGATTATGGGAAGGGAAGACGTACCGCTCTCAGGTGCCTTTTCCGGGAGTTTTGCCCTCGAAAGGGAAGGGGAAGGCTTCAAGCTCTCTCTCTCCTTGGCTGACGGGCACCTCTGCGTGCAGGGGATAGATTTCGGACGTATTGCTTCCGGAGAAGTCATGCTTACGAGAGGTACTGTTTCCCTTCGCAATCTCTGCCTTGTCCAGGGAGAGGGAAAGTTTTTGGGAAGCCTGACGCGGGATTCTTCAGGGGTCAGGGGGGAGGGTGTTTTTGAAAATTACCCCCTTCATTCCCTTTGGGAGGGAAAGGAGGTTCGGCTCCTCCTCCAGGGGAAGGTTGCCTTCGATTGGGGCAAGGAACGCTCTGTATCTTTTTCCCTCTCTGCACCTTTCTGGACCTTTGGGCCCTTTGGGGGTCGGGATCTCTCTCTGGTGGGCACGATGAAGGGGGAAGAAGTGGAGCTTGAACGCCTTTCCCTTTTCTGGGACGGAGGATTCCTCAACGCCTGGGGGGATCTCGTGCTTGGGAAAAGAGTTGACCTCCAGGGGGAAGTCCAGAATCTCCGCATCCCGGAGAATGACTTTCGCGTGAGCGGGGTGGTTGCGAAAGCCCGCCTTCTGCTCTCTGGTTCCTGGGAGGATGCGCACTGGGAGTTTGAGGGAGAGGGCTCTTCGCTCCGAATGGAAAGGGAGCCTTTGGGAGAGCGAGTTACTCTGAGACTCTCTGGGAGAATTTCCCTGGAACGCCTCCTTGAAGGTCGAGCTTCCCTCCCTGAGGTGCTCAACCCGGAAATCCTCGAAGAAGGGATCATTGAGGTCTTTGGGGTCAACCTGAGACTCTTTGGGGGAGAATTCTTCTCGAAGGTGCTGGGAACCTTTGATATGCGTTTTACCCTTGACACGGAGAAAAAGCTGTGGCGCTTTTTTTCGGGCGCGATTACCTTCTCTTTTCCCCCGTACGGAAACTTCGCCGGAGAAGTTCACGGAACGTACGACGGAAAGAGTTTCGTGGTGGAAGGCATGGAACTTGAAGGAGATAACGGGGTACGTCTCTCGGGAAGAGGGATAGTGGATACCAGGACAGAGAGCCTGGACATTCGCATTCTGGGGGAAGCCCAATCCACCCTTTCTTTCGAGGGGTTTAGGGTCAGCCTTGAGGGAAAGGGAGAGTTTCATGTCTTTGGAAAATGGGCATCCCCAACTCAAGAAGGATCGTTCTGCGTGCAGAGGGTAGAGGTATCAGGCCAGGACAGAACCTATCTCCTCCTTGAGAATCTCAGTGGAAAGCTTTCCGGAGGGGTTCTGCGATTTTCCGGTTCCCAGGGGGCTTTTCTTGGAGGACGACTGACGAGGATAGAAGGTGAGATCACCCCCGAGGGTCTTGCCGTTTCTGGGGACCTTGATGGAGAAGGGGCATTCCCAGGGCTTGAAGGGATTTTTCAGGGACGCTGGAGCGGACGATTTGCACTTTCTGGAAAGGATGGACAGTACACCTTTGAAGGGGATATCGGTATTGCCAAGGCTTCTGTAAACGTCCAAAAGGGCCGTTCTCAGGGTGTTCCAGATCTCTCCCTTCTGGAAGGGTTTTGGACGAGGTTTCCCGTTTCGGTGAAACTCCGCTTTACTCTTCAAGATACTCTCTCTGTGGAGACCGATTTTCTACGCCTTGTGCTCTCTGGGGGTATGACTCTCTACTCCGAAAAAGGTGAGTTCTCCCTCGAGGGGCGGTTCGACGTCGTTGAGGGAACGTACGATCTGGTGGCCTGTACCATTCCCCTTGAGGGGTACATTTCCTTTACCCATTTCGGAGGGTGCATGCCGCAGCTTCGTCTTGAAGGACGGAAAAGCGTTAGGGGGTACGATGTTCGGGTGCGCATCGATGGCCCTCTCTCGGGGTATACGATTGATTTTTCCTCGGAGCCTCCTCTCTCGAAAGAAGAAATACTCTCGCTCCTTTTTTTGGGTGACAAGGATGCGTACGCGGACCTTGACCGGGTGAACCTTTCGCCGGTCCTTGCAAAGGTTGCCCGGTTCTTCCTGAAGGGGAACTTCGCCTTGCGGGCGGAGCCTTTCTTTGACGCGGTGACCTTCGATCCTGAAGATTTTTCCCGGGTTACCCTCGAAAAAAGGCTTGGTAAGAACGTGACTATCGGGTATACTCAGAACTTGGACGGAGGGTCGTCCTTTGAGGTGGACGTGGATTTCAACAAAGAGTGGTCCTTCGAATTTGAGCGGAAGGAGAGCGGAGAAACGGAGTGGATGCTTCAGTTCACCACGAAGTTTTGAGCTTGAAAGGGGGAGAATTTTGTGGTTGCCCAGTCCCGGTGGCTCCTTTTAGTGGCGACGATCCTTGTAGGGATAGCCTTTCTTAGGGTATGCGCCTTCGGTCAAGAAGTTGCCCTTCCTGTTGTGGCTATCCGAGTCGAAGGGAACGAACACGTCAATACCCAGCTCATACTTTCGGCTGTTTCTCTGGGGCTTAAGGAGCCCTTCAACCCCCAGAAAGTCGAACAGGATATCAAGAGCATTTTTGACCTTGGGTACTTCTCCAAGGTTTGGGCAGAGACAAAGCGGTACCCTGACGGTATCGAGGTCATCTACAAGGTGGAGGAGTTGCCGGTTATTCAGGATATCGACATTCAGGGCAACACGGTACTCTCCACAGAAGAGATACGCCAGGCTATGATTGTTGCCCCGGGGCAGGTCATGAACTGGCAGATTTTCCAGCGGGACCTTGAACGCATCAAGGCGCTCTACAGCAACAGGGGTTTCCTCATGACGGCGGCGGAGAACATCCGTTTCGACGAAAAAGGAGTGCTCCACTTCACCGTTCGGGAGGGGGTTATAGAGCGGGTTGAATTCGAGGGCCTGCAAAAAACAAAGGAGTACGTCCTCCGCCGAGAGCTCACCTTTACTCCCCCGGTGGTCTTTGATTTTGCCAAGATCAAGGAGAGCATGAGGGCTATATACAATCTGGGCTTTTTCGAGGACATCACCATGAAGCTTGAGCCTGGAAGCGATCGGGACCACGTGGTTGTAAGGGTAAAAGTGGTGGAGAAAGCAACGGGTGAAGCCGGGATTGGCGTTGGGTACAATAGTGAAAAGGGTTGGCTGGGCTTTGTCCGGTACCAGGAATCGAACTTCGGCGGGAATGCCCAAAAGCTCGAGCTCAGGTACGAATTCGGTGCCAGGACACTTTACCGGATTTCCTTCGAAGAACCCTGGCTTTTCGGCGAACCCATCTTCTTTGGAGTTGCACTGTACGACAAGGTGGAGAAAAAGAAGAACTGGGTAGACCAGGAAGTCGTGGGGGAGTACGAGGAGGAACGCTTGGGAGGTCAAATTGCGCTGGGTGGACGTTTCGGAAAAGACTGGCAGTGGCGCGTGCAGTACAAATCCGAAGATATCACCATTATCCCTCTTGAGGGAGAACCACCTCAAGGGGATGGAAAAACGAACTCTCTCACCCCAACCGTTATCTACGATACCCGTGACGATGTTTTCAATCCCCACGAGGGCTGGTACTGCGCACTCCAGGTCGAGTTTGCGGGAGGTTTCTTAGGAGGTGATTACGACTACACGAAGTACGTTTTGGACGCACGGAACTACATCAGTGCCGGTGAAAATGCCGTCCTGGCTCTGAGGCTCCTTGGAGGTATTGCAGATCGGGAACTTCCGAGCTTTGAGAAGTTCTCGGTGGGTGGTGTCAGTACCCTTCGGGGGTATGACCTCTACGAGTTCCAGGGTGATAAGATGCTTGTGGCAAACCTCGAGTACCGTTTTGAGGTGGCCAAAAACACTCAGGTCGTGGTTTTTGGAGATGCGGGATACGCCTGGGACCTGCGTGAGCCTATTGATCTTGGGGATGTGAAAATCGGTTACGGTGTGGGACTGAGGTTCGATACACCCATTGGACCCATTCGCCTCGACTACGGTATTGGGGAATTGGGAACCCAGACATACGTGAGTATTGGACAGACATTTTAGTGGAGAGGAGAGGACTTATGAGGAGAATTCTGATCTGTGTTCTTGCTGCAGCTTTACTCATTACCTTTGCTGGTGCCCTTTCTTTTGCCCAAACCAAGAAGGGTTCGTCTCCGACGCCATCGCCAATGGCCATTGGTATAGTGGACATCAACAAGGTTTTCGATGCCCATCCGAACACGGCAAAGATCACCNNNNNNNNNNCGAGAAGAAAATTGCCGAAGAGTTCCAGAAGAGACAGCAGGAGCTCAACGAGAAAGGAAAAGGGAAAACTCGGGAAGAAGTACAAAAACTCGAGGAAGAAATGAATGCCGCCTGGGCACCGGTGCGGGATGAAATGCTCAAAGAGCGGCAAGCACTCATTGAGGAGCGTTACAATGACATCATTGCGGCTATCCGGAAGGTCGCTGAGTCAATGCAGCTTAGTCTTGTCATCCGGAGCACTCTCCGCATCCCGGTGAACCAGAAGGAAGTCCTTGAAATGCCCCTTGTGCTCTACGGCGGCACGGACATCACCGAGACAGTCATACAAGAGCTCCAGAACATCGTGGCGGCGCGAGAAAAAGAGAAGAAGTGAGCCCTTTGCGGCTTGGAGACCTTGCAGTACACCTCAAAGGAGAACTCTTTGGGGACCCTGACTTTGTGGTTCAGGGTGTTCGGGAGCCTCAGGAAGCGGGGGAGAGGGATCTTGTCTTCCTCTTTGATGCCCGTTTCCTGAAGGAAGTCGTCCTGTCCCGGGCGAAAGCGGTGGTGACGGGGAAGGGAAATCGAGGAAGTCTCCAAGAAAAGTTCGTTATTGAAGTTGAAAATCCTCGTCTTGCCTTTGCCCGGGTTCTCTCCCTCTTTTGTACTCCCTTTCGTCCGCCTCAGGGCGTACATCCCCTCGCCTTTGTTCATCCCCGGGCGCGCATTGGTCGTGATGTAGCCATCGGTCCCTTTTCGGTCATCGAAGAGGATGCTTCAGTTGGGGATCGAACGTGCATTTTCCCCCAGGTCTACGTGGGTAAGGGAGTGCAAATAGGAAGCGATTGCATCCTCTACCCGCAGGTGGTGGTGCGGGAGTACTGTGTCTTGGGAAATAGGGTTATTCTCCACAGCGGTGTGGTTGTGGGTGCTGACGGGTTTGGGTATGAGTGGACTGGCAGGAACTACGAGAAAATTCCTCAGGTTGGAACAGTGGTCATTGAGGACGATGTCGAGATTGGTGCCAACACAACCGTCGATCGAGCAACTCTTGGCTGCACCCGCATCGGCCAGGGGACAAAAATCGACAACTTGGTCATGATTGCCCATAATGTCCGTGTGGGACAGAATGTGATCATTGTTGCTCAATCGGGCATTGCGGGAAGTAGTGACATCGGGAACGGCGTCATCATGGGAGGACAGGCAGGGGTTGTGGACCACTGCCGTGTTGGAGAAGGTGCCCGAATTGCTGCTCGGGCAGTGGTGACTGCAGAGGTGCGTCCCGGGGAGATGGTTTCCGGGTTCCCTGCCCAGGAACACCGTCGAGAGCTCCGAGAGCGGGCCCTGGTTCGAAAGCTCCCAGAAATGTGGCGCAAAATCAGGGACCTTGAAGAGCGTATCCGAAAACTCCTTGGAGAATGAGAACGCCTCCCTTGCAGCGCACTATTAGGTATCCCACGGTGGTTGCGGGTTTAGGTCTGCACAGCGGTAAACCCGCCCGGGTTACCCTGTGCCCTGGGGAACCGAACACGGGCATTCTTTTTCGGGTCTTTTGGAATGGGCACGAAAAGGTTATTCCCGCTCTCTTCCCGTACGCTACCTTAGGGCCGCGCTCCAGCGTTCTGCAGGACGGCGAGATTTCTGTGGCCACGATTGAGCACTTCTTGGGAGCCTGCTGGGTGGCGGGTATCGACAATCTCGAGGTTGTGGTAGAAGGGGAGGAGCTTCCCGCAGGTGACGGGAGCGCTCTCCACTGGATACAGGCCTTGCAACGGGCAGGGGTACAGGAACAAGGAGTGGAGCGAAAGACGTTTGTCATTGATCGAATTTTCTCCGTGGAGCACAATGGGGGGTATCTCTTTGCCTTTCCGGCTTCAGAACTTGTTCTAACCTATATCCTGGACGGCGCGACCTCGGGAGAGTTCCTCCAGGGGTTGACGCTTCGCGAGGGGGGGATTCTTGAGGTCCTTCCGGGAGCAAGAACGTTTGCCTTTTTGTGGGAAAGGGAGGAACTCAAGCGACAGGGCCTTGGTAAGGGCGTGCGGAATAAGGCGGTGCTCCTTGACTCTTCTGGTCTTGGGGATCGTCCGTTGCGCTTGCCTTACGAGGCCTGTGCCCATAAGATTCTCGACCTCCTGGGGGATTTGATGCTCCTTGGAGTACGAGTTAGAGGAGGGTTTTTGGGATTTCGATCTGGGCATGCGCTAAACCACAGGATGGTGAGAGTACTTTGGGAGGAAATGGGCAATGGGCATCCACAGGACAGCACTTGTAGACCCTGAGGCGCAGATTGGGGAGAACGTCGAAATAGGGCCGTGCGTCGTTATTCGGGGAAAAGTGACCATTGGCAATGGAACAAAAATCGCTCCCTTTGCAGTTCTTGAGGGGACGGTTGAGGTTGGTCCTTCCTGTTTCATTGGACACCATGCGGTCATTGGGACTCCTCCGCAGGACGTATCCTTCCGGGGTGAGGAGAGCGGGGTGGTGATCGGCGAGGGCACGGTTCTCCGGGAGTTTGTCACCGTGCATCGGGCAACAGGAGAGGGAAAAATGACACATATTGGGAAATCCTGCTTCATCATGGCCTATTGCCACATCGCCCATAATTGCTTCGTTGGCAATGGGGTGACCATGGCCAATGGGGCAAGCCTTGCTGGGTACGTTACCGTTGAAGACTGGGCAACCCTGAGTGGATTCGTGGGGGTTCACCAGTTCGTCCGTATTGGAAAACTCGCCATGGTGGGAGGGCTCTCAAAAGTGGTCATGGATATCCCTCCCTACGTTCTTGCTGATGGTCACCCGGCCCGAGTGTTCGGACTCAACCGGGTGGGCATGCGAAGGAGGGGCATTCCTAAGGAGAAACGAGAGAGCATTGCCCAAGTGTACCGCTTCCTTTTTCGGAGTGGGAAGCCTCTGCGGAGGGCGATGGAAGAGATTGAAGGCAAAGGATTTGATCCGGAAGTTGTCAATGAGATTCTCGCTTTCCTGCGC carries:
- a CDS encoding UDP-3-O-acyl-N-acetylglucosamine deacetylase is translated as MQRTIRYPTVVAGLGLHSGKPARVTLCPGEPNTGILFRVFWNGHEKVIPALFPYATLGPRSSVLQDGEISVATIEHFLGACWVAGIDNLEVVVEGEELPAGDGSALHWIQALQRAGVQEQGVERKTFVIDRIFSVEHNGGYLFAFPASELVLTYILDGATSGEFLQGLTLREGGILEVLPGARTFAFLWEREELKRQGLGKGVRNKAVLLDSSGLGDRPLRLPYEACAHKILDLLGDLMLLGVRVRGGFLGFRSGHALNHRMVRVLWEEMGNGHPQDSTCRP
- the lpxA gene encoding acyl-ACP--UDP-N-acetylglucosamine O-acyltransferase — encoded protein: MGIHRTALVDPEAQIGENVEIGPCVVIRGKVTIGNGTKIAPFAVLEGTVEVGPSCFIGHHAVIGTPPQDVSFRGEESGVVIGEGTVLREFVTVHRATGEGKMTHIGKSCFIMAYCHIAHNCFVGNGVTMANGASLAGYVTVEDWATLSGFVGVHQFVRIGKLAMVGGLSKVVMDIPPYVLADGHPARVFGLNRVGMRRRGIPKEKRESIAQVYRFLFRSGKPLRRAMEEIEGKGFDPEVVNEILAFLRQTKRGITRWVREEACDLEDAPFSW